CTTTGAATAGAGTCTTATCATATGTCATGTGGTTTGTACAACCATTATCAATCAACCAACTTTCACTTGATTCACTACTCAAGAAGCATGTGGCCACAAACAGTTGGTCCTCCTCTTCTTGATTAGCAATCTGAGCTCCCTCATCATGGTGATTTTTGTTGGCGCAGATCACCGCTTCATGCCCTATCTGGTTTCACTTGTTACATTTTGCATCTGGTCTCCTCCAACATCTGAAAGGTGCATGACCTTTTTTGCCACAATGCTGACAAggtggataatttttctttttatccttaccTTGGTTGTTTGCACTATTTTCGCTGCTTGCTGGTTTattcttcttgaaaaaatcctttttgcTTTCATCAACTTCATGATGTTTGGCGGGCAAAGCACCTTCGACAACACGATCCTTCCTCATCAACCTTCGCTGCTCTTGAGCTTGCATGGCATGTAGCACTTCTGCCAATGTGATTTTCGACAGATCCTTTGTGTTCTCCAATGAAGCTATAGATGCTTCATACCTCTCCGGCACCGTTACCAAAATTTTCTCTACAATTCTCGAATCAGCAAAATCACTTCCCAACAACTTTATCTTGTTGGCAATACCCAACAATTTGTTtgagtattctttgattgtctcTGACTCTTCCATCCTTTGAAGCTCAAATTCCCTCCTTAAATTCAGCACTTGCATGCTTCGTATTCTATCATCTCTAGCGTATTCCTCTTTCAGATAATCCCAAATTGCTGTGGGTGATTTAAGAGTCATGATTCTGATGAATATCATTTGTGAAACACCAGTGAACAAAAATGACCTcgcctttgccttcttcatctttctttccttgtgatttttaatttgggccatggtgggattttcaggcagcggatatatttcataatcctcttccacaacatcccataaatccaaagactccatgtaggattgcattttcacttcccaaagatcataattctctccatcaaagattggaagagttatgtggGAAAAATTTGCTTCACCTTCCATGGTAGAGGTCCCGTAAGAataaggctctgataccaattgttggttttgaggaggaaattataaaaaaacagagGAGAGAAGAAAGACAATACGTATGCAgaggaaatagaattattctattctaattcaaattgttctcagcaacgatacaataaatagcaaaagataaactaattagataacaagatattagaaaaacagaatattaaaactaacttgctccttaaagataaGAGGAACCACTCATTGActaggctaatccattaaaactgacttactcctaaaatataggaaatcaacttatttactaagtcctattttaaaaactgaaaaataaaatattatgcagttacaaaagtatatctcCAACAAATATATCTTTTTAAGCAAAATAGGCATGTAAAGACATCACAGTCAAGACAAGCATCCCAACAACAATGGCACTCCCGCCTAACTTAGATAGGAAGGTCTCTCATCTAACTTCAACAAATGGGAAGtacataagttaatttaaaCTTATGAAAGAAGAATAGTacattttatcttcttattttcttttcttataatcACATACAGAGAACTATATACAAACAAGACTTAGTTCATTATAGTCAATGTGGGACTTCAACACACCCTTCTTGGCCCAAGGTTACCCCGCCACAACTAAGGTGGGTTAGAAGTCACCACAATTAAGACGTCTTTCCGACAATTCATGTACATGTTTATTGAGAAGTTTATTCAAACGATCATAATAAAGAGTAGTTGATAGAATCTAACAAGATACCTGTGAAGGAATTGAATGCACCAGAAGCTGGAGTAGCAGCAGTAGCAACACTTACACGATCACcctcaattttctttttgtcaaaCTTAGCGAGTCCTTCACCCCAATTCAGCCTTGGCCTCTTCCTTGTCTCTTCAATCACATTTTTCACACCCGTTTCCAATATATTCTTGTTCTTGTCCCTACCCTTTCTGTTGCTTTGAGAATAGAACCTTTCAAAAGTATTGTTCCCTTTATTAAGTGGTTTCCATCCCAAAGAATCCTCCCTCTCAtagttcttattattattatcatggcATTGTTCACTAGAGTTAAGCTTCTGCCTAGTGTTTATAGAACATGCATGAGAGGGAGTACTTAGCATATCATCAATGAGCCTCTTCGAGGAAGAACTCTCCCTCTCATAGTTCTCCTTCTTATTATCATGGCATTGTGCTCTAGAGTAAGGCTTCTCCCCATTGTTCATTGAACATGCATGTGAGGGAGTACTTAGCACATTATCAATGGACCTCTTTGAAGACAAGAGCAGAGAGGCATCGTTAGTAATTTCCCAGAACTTGTGTCTGGGGTCTCTTGGGGATCGAAAGGTTATGCCATAGCCAGAGCAAGAGCCTTGGCCAGGTTCCTTTGGAAACTGGTGCATAGCaccactaccaccaccaccaccacccggTGTTTTGGGACCTATACAGAAAAGGAAATTAATATTCCAACCAAAATTGGTaaaaagatgaaggaaaaaATCCATAGAAGCTAAGTATATATTCTCATGGAcaaaaaaggagaaaacaaaTGTATGTATTAGCATACATTAAAATTCACCAATTTGATTTCTAtacattttcatcttttctCATATTCTGTTATCTCTTTCATCTTGCAAGGTTACATTGAGTATCCCTTTAGATTGAAAAgcttaattgataatatatcaAAGTGCATAAATTTTAAATCACAAATCTAAgaccaaaacaataaaataatcacCTACATGTTGGTGAGCATCTTGTCATAATGCATCAAGAATCATAAGTTATAAACTATATATGAATCAGACAAAAATGTTAAAGAAAACTCACCAACATGTTGAAATCGAGTAGATTCCAGATTCTTAAACTTGAGAAAACCATAATGAGATGATGAGTGTTTTTGTCTCGCAGGAGATCCATACCTCTTCTGCTTCTTATCCTTGAAGACTCCCTTTTGATCCCACAACATTGATAAAAATCAACCCTAGTAGCACTGAGCACCCAGAAAGAACTGTGTTCACGACAACAATCTTAGCACAAAACTAAATCAAAGTAAAATTCGAATAGCACCAAAATCCCACAAGTTTAACACCAAAATTCTACAACTTTAACACCAAATTTAAGATTTCCTACTTTACTGAAAACCTAGGGCttttccaaaaaagaaaagaaaatcaacattaaaatcaaaccttcaatttttttatatggagAGAGGATCACCGCCCTAATTGAAACTCAAATTGAAGAGAGTAACACTCTATTATGAACTTAAACAAAAGTCTTCAATTCTGAATATAAGCTCTTAAGTAGGAGTGTCTATAGTATGCTTATCTCAAGATTGTGGCCAGAAAGCTAGAAAATGGTTAAATGAGATGGTCAAGGATGACAGACACTTACCCTggacaaagagagagagagagtgagcgAGAAAGAAGAGAGGAGACAAAGAGATAGAAACGAGggacaataaatatataattttcaaatatcatttttcaatatttttttttacaaatattaaagaggccaaaatatatttatagtaaTTTAAATATGCTTAAAAATAAGTATGGGAACCCTGGCCCTTAGAAGTCGCCCTTCCCTCCGCCTATACAAGATAGTATTGCAAATCAACTAGAGAGCTTCGGATGGGCATTGAGGTATAAGTGAattgatttttagttttcaatttgTGCAAGTAATTTAAAACCGTTATCATCTACATAAagtaatttattcttttgatttctatattttattagaccaatttattctttaattttttttttaaaaatataaacaggAAAATatctaattgtttttttagtagCTACTatgaatttgagccatcatttAATGACTGACAAATAAGTTgtcactaaaaaataaatattaaaatggtacaataaattatttagtCATCACCAACTAATACAAAACTGCATTCAACGATGCTCCATTAGCGACAATTTCTAAAAAAACCATCGTCAACAAAAACACGGTggcaaatttataaataaatagatatggatgacgttggattcatatcatgcaccttGGTTTAAGTTTATGTTTACCTTTGGACATATTAGAGTGTTTGGTGTTTTTCTGGGATCTTATAAAGATTGTATTCTATTCTCCCTTAATTAAATATTGTCAAACACACTTTCTGATAGTGgataaagttaattattttagaatatttgtGCTAAGTTTTGAGCCTCTGGAAAATTATATATGGTAGACAACACAATAATGGAGTTGTGCGcaaacaattttgaaaaattaaattatttagtatttatGAGAATTTCAAAACAACAATGTTTTTCTGGgacaaaaaaagtatttaattaaaactttttaCTAACCCGTGCATCATGGGCAACATTTGTCTTTATGTATTTTTGaaataacttatctttttcttaaaatgaaaaataaaacatataagtcaaaattaaatattttgaccaTAATCAAATAATAGGAGAAATATATTTAGagtctaatttttaatataagtaattttgTATAGAATCTCATCAGGCAAAATTGTCATTACAAATGTACATCTTTTTGTACCAAGCGTTCTAGCTTAGTTGATTGAATAGAGTGTGAGTTATTGTAATCTTCCAGGATTCAATTCTTATGAAAactcacaataaaaaaaataattgctttGCACTTGTAAAATTACAACACAATTTATAGGATATGagagaaacaacaaaaatagggTAGGATAAGAGCAAGATAAGTTTGAATCATAATTAATGTTTGGTGCAAGCCCGATAATAAATCATACAATGATGttatttaatgtataaaatatatgCAAATGGTAAGATTAttgtttcattaaaattatatgtaattagttatttttgcacatgtttgaagcacatttttatataaaattaaatttacttgGAATGAAACATAGTtatcattatataaaaaataaatatgatttattgagtacataattgtttaattgaattgttgagatattaaatttattat
This region of Glycine soja cultivar W05 chromosome 17, ASM419377v2, whole genome shotgun sequence genomic DNA includes:
- the LOC114392359 gene encoding uncharacterized protein LOC114392359; translated protein: MTLKSPTAIWDYLKEEYARDDRIRSMQVLNLRREFELQRMEESETIKEYSNKLLGIANKIKLLGSDFADSRIVEKILVTVPERYEASIASLENTKDLSKITLAEVLHAMQAQEQRRLMRKDRVVEGALPAKHHEVDESKKDFFKKNKPASSENSANNQGKDKKKNYPPCQHCGKKGHAPFRCWRRPDAKCNK